In the Larimichthys crocea isolate SSNF chromosome XXI, L_crocea_2.0, whole genome shotgun sequence genome, one interval contains:
- the trim44 gene encoding tripartite motif-containing protein 44, giving the protein MDHKGEPQEGAMGLKYEDLPQMDGSCDACEPDEPQPATHVCHICSFAFCTAHADRHASSTHHPLKPYNHDETHANGLDTNRDSRVRGGVEDEAGAAEMGAVEVLGVAMANANVSGDAGEKEEAQDDDDDGAEGAEAGQEAAAAGEAGKKDTVTVERLRCKEHGQEGSLYCKPDEKIICVVCAVQGEHREHEIITLHEAYVWQKSRHGHDLLACTQQMAEKIKTKWTNPEMSTEELEAYVNTQFDELRALVRLEEKRTLHLVDLKEAFLTASAAEKIAEISVQTERLQEEMANITNQLSLLEQAEAGGPAVVAQALVAVPAPARRVQHDIEARPRLPEPRANPMDPRDFEDNDSGPSMDHAP; this is encoded by the exons ATGGACCACAAAGGGGAACCCCAGGAAGGAGCCATGGGGCTGAAATACGAAGACCTGCCGCAGATGGACGGCTCATGTGATGCGTGCGAGCCTGACGAGCCCCAACCAGCCACTCACGTGTGCCACATCTGCAGCTTCGCCTTCTGCACGGCCCATGCTGACAGACATGCCAGCAGCACACATCACCCCCTAAAGCCTTATAACCACGACGAGACACATGCTAATGGACTTGACACCAACAGAGACTCTAGGGTTAGAGGTGGAGTTGAGGATGAGGCTGGTGCAGCTGAAATGGGTGCAGTGGAAGTGCTTGGGGTGGCAATGGCTAACGCCAACGTGAGTGGTGACGCTGGTGAGAAAGAAGAAGCgcaggatgatgatgacgatggagCTGAGGGTGCAGAAGCAGGGCAGGAGGCCGCGGCGGCCGGAGAAGCTGGGAAGAAAGACACTGTGACAGTGGAGAGACTGCGCTGCAAGGAGCATGGCCAGGAAGGCTCCCTCTACTGTAAACCAGACGAGAAGATCATCTGCGTGGTGTGCGCCGTGCAGGGTGAGCACCGCGAGCATGAGATCATCACCCTGCACGAGGCCTATGTGTGGCAGAAG AGTAGGCACGGTCATGACCTGCTGGCTTGTACACAACAGATGGCTGAGAAGATCAAGACCAAGTGGACCAACCCTGAG ATGTCcacagaggagctggaggccTATGTGAACACTCAGTTTGACGAGCTCCGTGCATTGGTGCgtctggaggagaagaggaccCTTCACCTCGTAGACCTCAAAGAAGCATTCCTGACCGCATCGGCCGCCGAGAAAATCGCAGAGATCAGTGTCCAAACTGAGCGCCTGCAGGAAGAAATGGCCAACATCACAAACCAGCTGAGCCTGCTGGAACAGGCGGAGGCAGGAGGTCCTGCAGTGGTAGCACAGGCCCTGGTAGCAGTGCCTGCACCAGCCCGCAGAGTGCAG